One window of the Rosa rugosa chromosome 3, drRosRugo1.1, whole genome shotgun sequence genome contains the following:
- the LOC133739473 gene encoding uncharacterized protein LOC133739473 gives MGKKRKSVATSLDEVDRSMYTSFCSAANSLSQLYTQAMNHQKLSFQAGERHALDKIYQWICRQQEGGSRVATGDILNYLQNELDYCGEEPSMSPRVAVQHQHTPSSLHFTNSGLPISSGSSAPSTGQGIRSEQCDHQSKNSVFSNALSSPVRQSLQHYHISYPGPGLPSGNGARNNEPNFLQPNRDVNPPSSNDSSMDMHADSPGHY, from the exons atgggGAAGAAGAGAAAGTCGGTGGCCACCAGCCTTGACGAGGTGGATCGAAGCATGTACACCTCCTTCTGCAGCGCTGCCAATTCCCTCTCTCAGCTCTACACACAAGCCATGAACCACCAGAAGCTTTCCTTCCAAGCCGGTGAACGCCATGCCCTC GATAAAATTTATCAGTGGATCTGTAGACAACAAGAAGGGGGATCTAGAGTTGCAACAGGCGATATACTCAACTACCTTCAG AATGAGTTGGACTATTGTGGAGAAGAGCCGTCAATGTCCCCTAGAGTGGCAGTGCAACATCAGCATACACCGTCCTCTCTGCATTTCACAAATTCCGGTCTTCCAATATCTTCTGGCTCGTCTGCCCCAAGTACTGGGCAGGGAATTCGTTCTGAGCAGTGTGATCATCAGTCCAAGAATTCTGTCTTCTCAAATGCTCTGTCGAGCCCTGTTCGCCAGAGTCTTCAGCACTATCACATTTCTTACCCGGGTCCTGGTCTGCCATCTGGAAATGGTGCCCGAAACAATGAACCTAACTTTCTTCAACCAAACAGGGATGTTAATCCTCCGAGCTCCAACGACTCTTCGATGGACATGCATGCAGATAGTCCTGGTCACTACTGA